Sequence from the bacterium genome:
CCACCGACCAGAGCTGCAAACGCCGGCCCGAGGAGGCTGAACCAGGCTTGGGTTCCCGCTGACTCCTCGCCGATCTCGAAGAGAACCGGCTCACCATCATCACCACGCACGAAGCGCAGAAGGCGACGCGGATCCGAGGGTTCGGGATCATCGCTGCTGAGGATCGCCACGTCATCGATTCCGGGGTCGGCGAAGCGCAGCAACTCCACGAACGCTCGCCGGGTGGCGGGATCGGGACCGCCTGCGGTCTCGCAGTGACCCGGCTGGGGCATCAGCATCCTCATCGACGGGTCGCGCTCGGAGGGGAAGAACAGCGCTGCTCCCTGCTGCTCAGGCCCGAGTGCATTCATCCACGAGAGGGCGCTACCGGCGTTGCCGATGACGGGGTCGCCAAGTCGCATGGCGGCCGAGAGCACCAACGTCGTGGGCGTCAGCAACTCCTGAATCCCCCCGACTCTGCTGACGCCACGGCGGAAGCTGATGTCCTTACCCTCGCGCTCGAATAGCGTCCGCCGACGCCGCTCGGGGTAGCTGTGGAGGCTCTCGGACATCACGGCCGAGTAATCGACCTCCAGCCGGTACCCGTGGCGAACACCGTCGACGACGAAATCCACCTCGAAGGTTGAGGCCCGGTCCGGGCCGTCGCCGAACCGGTGCGGGAAGCAGGGGACAAAGTTGGACCAGCTGCGCAGCGACGCGCGAACCGCAAACGACAGCCAGGCAAGCGCCTCTAGGACGGTGGACTTGCCCGAGGCATTCGGGCCATAGATTCCGGCGACCGTCAAGACCCGCTCCGAGAGCTGGTCGAACCCCCGGGTGGCGGCCCGATCCTGGTCCACGGCGATCATCGACAACTCCACCGGATCCAGGATCGAGCGGTAGTTGGAGACCTCGAATCGTAGAAGCATGGGCTGTCCTCCGTGCCTGACTCTACAGGTTCATCCCTGATTTCGTCATGATCACACGAAAAACGAGATGAACGTGCAGCGTAACGTCCACCGACCTCGGACAAGTGCCACCCGGGGATCCGTTGGCGATCCCGCCCTCGCGCCTCAGGCGCACCTCAACGGCGAGTTGGCGCGATGCCGACGACCTCTTCGTACGTCTCCGGATTGCTCAGGTCACACACAAGCCTCTCCACCCAGGCTTCGGTGTAGCCGTACCCATTCAACAGCCGATCCCAACGGCAGTAGCGCTGATCCGTCGCCTCCGGCTCCGGCGCGCCTTGGGGCGGACGCACCCCGTAGTGCTTCCAGCACGCGGTGTGCGTGCTCATCGTGAATCGATGCGGCAAGCGCTCGGCCACGAGGTTGACGACCTCCTTCGGTCTCAGCAGATCGGCTGACGCCACGGGGGTGATCTTCCGCTTCGTGACCACCCCCAGCTTCGCGAGTTCAGCCTGCAGTTCGGGAGTGGCCGCGCCCGGAGGCACGAACCGGACTACAGCGTCGGCTGATCGCTCCCGGTTCGCCGTGACGGGCACGAAGAAGATCCGAAGGCAGTACTTCGGGTCGGCCAACACCTCGGCGTCCACACCTGCCCGGTGCTGAGTAAGAAACTCCGCGACATTCACCGGCAGGCGTGCCTGCGCCTTGCGGACCGATGCCAAGGAGCCGTCGCTCCTGAAGCCGCTCAACTGCAGCGGTACTGCCAGCTGCTCCCCCAGTGTGGCCTCCTTGCCGAACTCGGCGAGCAGGACTTCTTCGAAGTTGAGCAGCATCGCCTGCGCCTCGCCTGCGATCTCCGTGTCGAGCGCTGGTAGGTAGCGATGGGCAATCTGGTTCCGCAGCTTCAGGAAGAAGTCGATGTTCGCTCGGACGGCTCGATGCTCGTCATCCTCTAGTGCCAGGTGCACAAGTTCCCACGTGCCCAGGACCTTCGCTCGACCGTCGATCAGAACCTGCTCACCGCTTTCGTCGCGCTCGAAGTAGTCGATGCCGTCGCGCTCCAGGATCGCTTGGAACAGGGAGTTCCAAGCGCCCACCATCAGCACGACGAACGTCTCGGTTCTGTAGCCGGCCACCGGGTCGTTGTAGATCCTCACCGCGGCGAGCGCACTCTCTCGGGCGTTCGCCAACAGGCGGAACTCCTCAGCGAGATCCCCCGCTGAGGTCGGCGATATGCCCCGGGAACGGAGCAGCGCCTCGAGTTCCTCGATCCGAGACGTCTGAAGCGACTTGCCCTCGGTTTCGACATTGAGCCACCTCTTCACGTACCCCGTGAACTTCTTGCCGTGCGCGGTGGCGTTGCCCCAGTACTCGATCTCAAGCCGTGACTTCGGCTCCCCCTGCTGCCAGCGCTCGTACATCTCGGTGGCGATCCGGATGTGTTCCTGGTCAGAAAGTTCCTCGTCAAGTCCGCTCATCTCGGCACCCCAGTCATCCCGTCGGTCCTATCGAGTCGTCGGTGACCGCTGCTGTCGGCCAGAGTCGCACGTCAGGACACTCGGTGGGAGGCTTTTCGGAGCAGGTGCTTCTTGTCGTGACCCGCGGAGCTCGCGACTAGCGCAGTTCGAGCTCAGCGACGACGAAGACGCCCCGGTGCTTCTTGTCGTGACCCGCGGAACTCGCGACTAGTTTGCGGGGACGCTCCCGCCCCTCGGATTCTGGACATGACGCGCCGCACCAATGCCTTCCCCGAACTGGATCGGGATCTTCGGTTCATCCCGTTGGGCGTCGAGGAGCCGCGGGTGCTCACGCCCACCCAGGTTCGCCGGTACAACGAGGTGGGTCATCTGTTTCCCATCGACATCTTCTCGCCGGGCGAGATCGCCGAGATTCGGGGCTACATCGACGACCTGTTGCCCAAGGCGC
This genomic interval carries:
- a CDS encoding AAA family ATPase; amino-acid sequence: MLLRFEVSNYRSILDPVELSMIAVDQDRAATRGFDQLSERVLTVAGIYGPNASGKSTVLEALAWLSFAVRASLRSWSNFVPCFPHRFGDGPDRASTFEVDFVVDGVRHGYRLEVDYSAVMSESLHSYPERRRRTLFEREGKDISFRRGVSRVGGIQELLTPTTLVLSAAMRLGDPVIGNAGSALSWMNALGPEQQGAALFFPSERDPSMRMLMPQPGHCETAGGPDPATRRAFVELLRFADPGIDDVAILSSDDPEPSDPRRLLRFVRGDDGEPVLFEIGEESAGTQAWFSLLGPAFAALVGGQVLLFDEIDASLHPQLSTRLVELFQDPQTNPRGAQLIFTTHDTSLLGALNRDEVWFTEKAPGGATRLIALAEFGGDRVRRSLNLERAYLQGRFGAIPDVDQADLRNAVGAALEAASALRD
- a CDS encoding DUF3644 domain-containing protein, translated to MSGLDEELSDQEHIRIATEMYERWQQGEPKSRLEIEYWGNATAHGKKFTGYVKRWLNVETEGKSLQTSRIEELEALLRSRGISPTSAGDLAEEFRLLANARESALAAVRIYNDPVAGYRTETFVVLMVGAWNSLFQAILERDGIDYFERDESGEQVLIDGRAKVLGTWELVHLALEDDEHRAVRANIDFFLKLRNQIAHRYLPALDTEIAGEAQAMLLNFEEVLLAEFGKEATLGEQLAVPLQLSGFRSDGSLASVRKAQARLPVNVAEFLTQHRAGVDAEVLADPKYCLRIFFVPVTANRERSADAVVRFVPPGAATPELQAELAKLGVVTKRKITPVASADLLRPKEVVNLVAERLPHRFTMSTHTACWKHYGVRPPQGAPEPEATDQRYCRWDRLLNGYGYTEAWVERLVCDLSNPETYEEVVGIAPTRR
- a CDS encoding phytanoyl-CoA dioxygenase family protein; this encodes MTRRTNAFPELDRDLRFIPLGVEEPRVLTPTQVRRYNEVGHLFPIDIFSPGEIAEIRGYIDDLLPKALAAGWNSYEVVNWHKCCRGIWDIVTEPRIIDVVADLLGDSVILR